The Bombus fervidus isolate BK054 chromosome 3, iyBomFerv1, whole genome shotgun sequence genome includes a window with the following:
- the LOC139985350 gene encoding ras-related protein Rab-37 isoform X2, whose protein sequence is MNTMEEKLRSVTKRASRHGPRGTGPVASDWSTGSGSAGGARGPAPATPSTSQAGGSTFNRPQETTGPTRRQSSRDSIDSTGQQAPPEHGELLFKVMLLGDSGVGKTCLLTRFRDGRFLSGNYITTVGIDFRNKVVVVDDTSIKLQIWDTAGQERFRSVTHAYYRDAHALLLLYDVTNKTSYDNIRAWLSEIREHANEDVVIMLLGNKSDCGTERVVKREDGERLAQEYKVPFMETSAKTGLNVELAFLAVARDLKARKSNDPDDTKFNVQDYVRQQSQRNSCFNSNCLTT, encoded by the exons ATGAACACCATGGAGGAGAAGCTGCGTAGCGTGACGAAACGCGCCAGCAGACACGGTCCGCGTGGAACGGGGCCAGTTGCCTCCGATTGGTCGACCGGCTCTGGGTCCGCTGGTGGAGCCAGGGGCCCGGCCCCAGCTACTCCTTCCACCTCTCAGGCTGGCGGTTCTACGTTCAACCGGCCCCAGGAGACGACGGGTCCGACCAGGCGGCAGTCCTCGCGCGACAGCATCGACTCGACCGGCCAACAGGCCCCACCCGAACACGGCGAGCTCCTTTTCAAG GTGATGCTACTTGGTGACAGTGGTGTCGGGAAAACCTGCCTCCTAACACGATTTAGAGACGGCAGATTCTTGTCTGGCAACTATATAACCACCGTGGGCATTGATTTTAGG AATAAAGTAGTCGTCGTCGACGATACGTCTATCAAACTTCAAATATGGGACACGGCCGGGCAAGAAAGATTTCGAAGCGTGACGCATGCTTATTACAGAGACGCTCATG CTCTTTTATTGCTGTACGACGTGACGAATAAGACGAGTTACGATAACATCAGAGCCTGGCTGAGCGAAATCCGGGAACACGCGAACGAGGACGTGGTCATCATGTTGTTGG gcAACAAGTCTGACTGTGGAACGGAACGAGTAGTGAAAAGGGAAGACGGAGAACGATTGGCACAagaatacaaagttccctttATGGAAACCTCAGCTAAAACTGGCCTGAACGTCGAATTGGCCTTCTTGGCCGTTGCTAG AGACTTGAAGGCGAGGAAAAGCAACGACCCGGACGATACGAAATTCAACGTACAAGACTATGTTCGTCAGCAGTCGCAACGTAATTCCTGCTTCAATTCCAATTGCCTGACTACCTGA
- the LOC139985348 gene encoding uncharacterized protein: protein MDEVVELQNMEDVCRLCLSTDEPKLSVFETEDSPVPIASKIQACLSIQILITDKLSTKICAQCIKNVNEWHIYKETCLRSQDKLHRWLEQHMQPNPVVVTIKNEPVDLDFCEDNVEVIYESTNDSDLEATNLEENNNPLEINDQDQQLPDDEVALDRDQPALTKDMDICIKSEPQDDYDTDCTIEIESVTGSELVLNPLSSSEDRIMEADSTQKSNASTSASKKKVRRGPHTHFRGARVFKQKCVHCQINLHSKYSYAKHMERFHSDKQNGSVNPLELEDEEELVEDLEDELMSMEKDAPLTQVQQNIISQLKTYSCYSCEQSFSDRRSTLFHIRQHMPDLRPHTCIACLTEFPDRSMYKVHCRASFECAMKIALVIPKQGLQKCFTCNMCLRSLPDRKQLLTHLSKHSDKQYEELVSPTRSPPKLKPVTPLPSLRQESPKKSLKGNRTLNIPSPYKNGDPAHNHVCDLCGMIYRYKPNMLKHRDLCQRLSSDVRTSYRCVHCGMTYLVFKKFHSHLTLDHKKSDFICSECGSKFKSPSDYLEHHKEHSNDLNKEGTSESKSNILKATQNISKPIKDWDTFEAEVNAGKLSDSNQYSCALCNLEFTTRAELMEHRNLHLKVKIYSCVICRSMFSSAGALEIHMKDHGIEDPNERNANISCVEYGAVQEDSQDSNSVNVSAISDPSDKKNVCDMCGKIFSNSANLKRHIRNIHNVIRGNIICAHCRRTFKSKESHDRHLATDHPKIAKSIHQCSKCRKTFFFRANLNLHFETAHAQELGGHGCDICGKVFMEESSLKIHRSWHNRANSRLSLRFMKKDVQKPLTQTKQEEFFNSSMTRPARARKSYPNLPPAKPNGNFQCQVCSDKFNDVTELRTHLWDVHCARNKAEKSFSGDEFQCELCTNVFPDKETLDMHTQWHKAQPILDDVKKSDHVCDICGKLYSSKKILARHKKLHKSTVVAVAKLQSAGKNLASSPLLCTLCHKVFNSTRSLHRHRLNLHANIFNQQPEQVYNNARRLSQEEPRSKKIKLEEEDKRAPLPMDAMSAGRKSVMCHVCRKFFANMSVLYKHKQLVHNKNHVNLLQNLAKSYNIECIPLPSNDGKVLCNICYKKFSGVSNLRQHFTIKHKHAPPKFACSVDGCKLTFPTPTIVKNHELSHNSIIYSCTLCDRHVFNKAAMSDHLLTTHNTIYNAENSKNFHREMDLTKYVVEGAVDATCPQCKIKYPNNRAMKIHYFKFHEGTNQ, encoded by the exons ATGGACGAGGTGGTGGAGTTGCAGAATATGGAAGATGTGTGTAGACTCTGTCTGTCCACCGATGAGCCAAAATTGTCCGTGTTCGAAACGGAAGACTCTCCGGTGCCCATAGCTAGCAAGATACAAGCTTGTCTATCGATTCAG attttaataaCGGATAAATTATCAACAAAAATATGTGCacaatgtattaaaaatgtgAATGAGTGGCATATCTACAAGGAAACATGTTTGCGTTCACAAGACAAGTTGCATCGGTGGTTGGAACAACACATGCAACCAAATCCAGTG GTTGTAACTATTAAGAATGAACCTGTTGATTTGGACTTTTGCGAGGACAATGTTGAGGTTATTTATGAATCTACCAATGATTCGGATTTG GAAGCCACTAAtcttgaagaaaataataatcctTTAGAAATTAATGATCAAGATCAGCAGTTACCTGATGATGAAGTAGCTTTAGACAGAGATCAACCAGCTTTAACGAAAGATAtggatatttgtataaaatctgAACCACAAGATGATTATGACACAGATTGTACTATAGAAATTGAATCTGTTACTGGTAGTGAACTTGTTTTGAATCCCCTTTCAAGCTCAGAAGATAGGATTATGGAAGCTGATTCCACTCAGAAATCCAACGCATCTACATCCGCAAGCAAGAAAAAAGTCAGAAGAGGCCCGCACACCCATTTTAGGGGTGCACGTGTTTTTAAACAGAAATGTGTACATTGTCAAATTAATTTGCATTCTAAGTATTCTTATGCAAAGCATATGGAAAGATTTCATAGTGACAAACAGAATGGTAGTGTTAATCCATTGGAATTGGAAGATGAGGAAGAGCTTGTTGAAGATTTGGAAGATGAATTAATGAGCATGGAGAAGGATGCTCCATTGACACAAGTGCAGCAAAATATTATAAGTCAATTGAAGACATATTCATGTTACTCTTGTGAACAAAGTTTCAGCGATCGTAGAAGTACTCTTTTCCACATTCGTCAGCATATGCCCGATCTAAGACCGCACACGTGTATCGCGTGTTTGACGGAGTTTCCGGATCGATCAATGTATAAAGTACATTGTAGAGCATCGTTCGAGTGTGCAATGAAGATTGCTCTCGTTATACCGAAACAAGGCTTGCAGAAATGCTTCACGTGTAATATGTGTTTACGTTCTCTGCCGGACAGAAAGCAGCTACTTACTCATCTATCAAAACATTCAGATAAACAGTATGAGGAACTGGTATCTCCAACACGATCTCCACCTAAATTAAAACCAGTAACTCCTCTGCCATCTTTGAGACAGGAGTCACCGAAAAAATCGCTCAAAGGAAATCGTACTCTGAACATACCCAGCCCTTACAAAAATGGTGATCCTGCACACAATCATGTATGCGACCTGTGCGGTATGATTTATAGGTACAAGCCAAACATGCTGAAGCATAGAGACCTGTGTCAACGTTTATCATCCGACGTCAGAACATCCTATAGATGTGTCCATTGTGGCATGACATATTTGGTGTTCAAAAAGTTTCATTCTCATCTAACGCTGGACCACAAAAAGAGTGATTTCATATGTTCTGAATGCGGCAGCAAATTCAAATCTCCTAGTGATTATTTGGAGCATCACAAAGAGCACTCTAATGATCTTAACAAGGAAGGAACTTCTGAATCGAAAAGCAACATACTAAAGGCTACACAGAACATTTCAAAGCCCATCAAGGATTGGGATACGTTTGAAGCTGAAGTGAATGCTGGTAAACTATCAGACAGTAATCAGTATAGCTGTGCCCTCTGTAATTTGGAATTCACTACTAGAGCTGAACTAATGGAACACAGGAATCTTCATCTGAAAGTGAAGATCTATTCTTGTGTCATCTGTCGTAGTATGTTCAGCAGCGCAGGTGCTTTGGAAATTCACATGAAAGATCATGGTATAGAAGATCCGAATGAAAGAAATGCAAACATCTCATGCGTGGAGTATGGTGCGGTACAAGAAGATTCACAGGACTCAAATTCAGTAAATGTCAGCGCCATCTCGGATCCTAGCGATAAAAAGAACGTGTGCGATATGTGCGGCAAGATATTCTCGAATAGCGCTAATCTTAAGAGGCATATCAGAAATATTCACAATGTTATCAGAGGCAACATCATCTGCGCCCACTGTCGGCGAACGTTCAAGAGTAAAGAGTCGCATGACCGACACTTAGCAACTGATCATCCAAAGATTGCGAAGTCCATACATCAATGTTCTAAATGTCGAAAGACTTTCTTCTTCAGAGCTAACCTAAATCTTCATTTTGAAACTGCCCATGCTCAGGAATTAGGTGGTCATGGATGCGACATTTGCGGTAAGGTTTTCATGGAAGAATCATCTCTAAAGATACACAGGAGCTGGCACAATCGAGCAAACTCTAGATTGAGTTTACGATTTATGAAGAAAGATGTCCAAAAGCCATTAACCCAGACTAAACAAgaggaatttttcaattccaGTATGACCCGACCAGCTAGAGCACGAAAATCTTACCCAAATTTACCTCCAGCGAAGCCAAATGGTAATTTCCAATGCCAAGTTTGTAGTGACAAGTTCAATGATGTAACAGAATTGAGGACACACTTATGGGATGTGCACTGTGCTCGCAATAAAGCTGAGAAAAGCTTTTCAGGTGACGAGTTTCAATGTGAGCTTTGCACAAATGTTTTCCCTGACAAGGAGACATTAGACATGCATACACAGTGGCACAAAGCTCAACCCATTCTTGATGATGTAAAGAAATCTGATCACGTTTGCGACATCTGTGGGAAACTATACAGCTCCAAAAAGATACTGGCGAGACATAAGAAGCTTCACAAATCCACAGTCGTAGCTGTTGCAAAGCTACAGTCAGCTGGCAAGAACTTAGCAAGTAGTCCACTTTTATGCACCCTCTGTCACAAGGTGTTCAATAGTACTCGGTCGCTTCATCGTCACAGGCTCAACCTACATGCTAACATATTTAATCAACAACCTGAACAGGTATACAACAACGCGAGAAGACTGTCTCAAGAAGAGCCAAGatctaagaaaataaaattagaagaagAGGATAAAAGAGCACCTCTGCCCATGGATGCCATGAGCGCGGGCAGGAAGTCAGTTATGTGCCACGTCTGTAGGAAGTTCTTTGCGAACATGAGCGTATTGTACAAGCACAAACAATTGGTGCACAATAAGAATCACGTGAATCTGTTACAGAATCTAGCCAAGTCATATAATATCGAATGTATACCATTACCCAGCAATGATGGTAAAGTCCTTTGCAACATTTGCTACAAAAAGTTTTCTGGTGTGTCGAATCTGCGCCAGCATTTTACCATAAAACATAAACATGCTCCTCCCAAATTTGCTTGTTCTGTAGACGGTTGCAAGCTCACGTTCCCAACTCCGACAATCGTAAAGAACCATGAATTGTCGCACAACAGCATTATCTACAGTTGTACTTTATGCGACAGACACGTGTTCAACAAGGCAGCAATGTCAGATCACTTACTGACGACACACAACACTATCTATAATGCTGAGAACAGCAAGAACTTCCACAGAGAGATGGATTTGACCAAATATGTGGTGGAGGGTGCAGTAGACGCGACTTGTCCTCAATGCAAGATCAAGTATCCCAACAATAGGGCTATGAAGATTCACTACTTCAAGTTCCACGAGGGTACAAACCAGTAG